The sequence below is a genomic window from Anaerocolumna chitinilytica.
ATAATATTTCGGATCTGCCCATTGTAGGCTCAAACAGTTATACCATTGGAACTATGGCTGGAACCATGGGAGCTAAAGCTATCGGAAATGGAACGAAGGCTGTCATTATTATGAACGAAGCTGGAGAAGAAGGCGATATTTCCTATCGAAACCTTAGTATACAGGGTATTGCAGAATCTTTTTCCTTAAAGGGAAATATTGAGATTGAAGAGATTTATACCTTAAAGCAAAATATGTTTGATGTAGAGAAGGTAGCATACTCTATCATCACCAAACATAAGGATGTGAATCTGATTATATGCCTGGATGAAAAGAGTACTCCGGGTGTAGCTCAGGTTTTAGTAGATAATAACCTTGTAGGTGATATCAAGCTGGTAGGTTATGGAAGTATGCCGCTGACACTGGATTATGTTGAGAGAGGTGTTATATACGGAACCGTAAGCCCTGATGCTTATAAGATTGGCTATTATACGGTAAAACAATTAGCCCAGGAGTTAAATGGGGTACAAATAAGTAATTACAAGAGTACCCCTCTATATTCAATAGATGAATCTAATGTGGCAAGTTTTTATAGTGGAGCAGTGAAAAAGGATGGTGGAGAATGAAGAATAGAAAAAGACGGGATTTATCCTATCGCACAAAGCTTACCAGCTTCTTTCTTCTTGCAACTGCTATTACCATAATTGTTGGTCTTTATAATTATATTTCTTCACGTATGTTAATGGAGGATATGACGGACCTTCTGAACAAGAGTCAGGAACTTACCGCTCTTTATAAAGAGGTAGATGAGATACAAAACGATCTGGAGGTATACTTGTCCACCAGAAGTTCCGAAAGTTTACAGTCTTTCTATAATCACAGTAATTCCATTAGCTCCGATAATGATATTCTAAAGCAGGATGCTGAATATTCTGACAGAGGTGTCCGGATTATGAATCTGACCGGAATGATTGAGCATTACCTAAAGACCTTAGATGAAACAATAGTAGACAAGCGAAACCGTAAAATCAGTGATTACACCAAGGGGTACCAGCAAGCTGTAAAAGAATATAATTTTATCGGAAGCTACATCAAGGAAATTATGAGCTCGGATTTAAGCGACAGCGCTCAGAGATATCAGGAAATACAGACAGAAGCAAATAATAGTACTGTTTTAAGTTACACCATGTTCGGTATTAGCTTTGCTTTGATTCTTGTTATCATAGTTCTATTCAGTTACGAAATTACAAGACCGATTACAAAGCTTTCTTCTTATGCCAAGGAAGTTTCAGAGGGTAACTTTGAAGTAGATATAACGGAAGAAGGTACCAGCAGTGAGATAAGAGTTCTTTACCGTGCTTTTAGTAAGATGACGAAAAGTATCAGAGAATATATTAATGAGTTAAAGGAAAAGGAGCGCTTGGAACGTGTTCTGATTCAGGAGAAGTATGATAATCTGAAGATGAAGAATGCTTTACATGAAGCCGAACTTCTTGCCCTTCAATCTCAGGTCAACCCTCATTTCATCTTTAATTCTATCAATATTGGAGCAAAGGTTGCCATGCTTCAGGGAGATAGTGTAACTTGTGAATACCTGGAGAATTTTGCTGATATCTTCCGTTATAATCTAAAAGGCCTTGATTATAATGCTACTTTATCGGAAGAAGTTAATAATGTTTCCTCCTATATGAGCCTTTTAACAACCCGCTTCGGGGATTTTGTCACCTTTCATATGGACATACCGGAGGACCCTGATATCTTGGAATTTAAGATGCCAAGAATGACCCTGCAGCCTCTGACGGAAAATGCTTACATCCATGGAATCAGTAAATTGGAAGAAGGCGGGCGGATTGAGCTTAAAGTCATAAAAGAAAAAGGCCGTGTAGTTATTGAAGTTTCAAACTCCGGTGATCATTTTCCAAAAGAAGCAATTGAGCGAATTCTTGGCAGGAGTAAAAAGGTTGAGAAAAGCCATGGACAAAAAGGTCATACCACGGGTATCGGCATGGATAATGTATTGAAACGGCTGCGATTATTCTATGATAAAAAAGATGTAATGAATATCGTCAGCAAAGACGGCGTTACAAAAGTTATATTGCTGTTGCCTATTAACAACAAGAGAGAAGTGGATAACAATCAATATGAGAATGCGATATAAGGTGTTAGTAGTGGATGATGAGCCGATTGCGGTAGAATCTGTCATATACATGCTAAACAAAAATTTTGGAGAAATTGAAATATGCGGAAGTGCCAGATCCGGTAAAGATGCTATTGAAAAGGCTTATAATCTCCATCCGGATATCATAATCATGGATATAAATATGCCGGGTATTAATGGATTGGAAGCCATGAAGCAGATTCGCGGGGTTAATCCGAATGTACTTTTTATCATTATGTCTGCTTTCGATTATTTTGATTATGCGGTAGAAGCACTAAATCTCGGCGTAGTAGAGTATCTTTTGAAACCGGTAAAAGAAGTTACCCTTACAGAGACGATGACAAAGGCACTGGAGCAAATCCGGGTTAGAGAGACTAATATCCAAAAGACTCTTGAACAGCAGGAACGTATGGAGATGATTATTCCTGTGCTGGAGACCGGTTTTATGAATTCCCTCTGCCTTTATTCCGGCAGCACCGAAGAACTGAAGAGCTACTGTCAGTTATTTGGATTTATGAATGGCGGCGGTTATGTGATGGCTCTGGAATTCGGACAGAAAAAAAGTCATAAAATCGAGAATAAGATAGGTGCCGGTGTCTACGGCGAAAAGATGTACGGTGAATATAAGAAGATTATCCAATCAAGGCTAAAGGCTATCGTTGGTCCCATTATGTTAAACCGTATTATTGTCTATGTATTTGATGAAAATAAAACACAGGATTACGAACAGAAAAGCCATTCCGTCGAGGAAGCAGGCAGAATTCTGGAAAGAGCAATAAGAATATACCCGGATATCTTTATTGGTATCGGGCGCTACTATGAAAATATTGAAGAAGCAAAAAAGTCCTATCAGGAAGCTTTATTTGCACTGGGGGTTCTCACAAGTGATAAAGAAGGGGAAGAAGCTCAGATTCTTCATGTAGATGATATCCTTGAAAGAATTGAATATACAGACAGTGATTATGAAGACCAGCTGGAAGAAATCTGCCTTCATGCCGCTGAACAGGAGGAAAATGAATTAACCGCATTATTTCATGAAGTATACGGCAAAATGTCTAGGGATAGTTCTATGACCTTAGAAGTGGTGAAAAACAGCATGATAGGATTGGTAACAAGCTTTGCCTCAAGATGGAAAAGTGCTGTCGGAAATTATTATGACGTTTTAAAAGATATAATTGGTACTGAAAGCAAAGACAGACTTTATACAATTGTCAGAAACTTTCTTGAAAGAACCGCAGGCAGAATTCAAGAAGGCCGAAAGATAAAGGTAAATTCCATAATCGATAAAGCCAACAAATACATGCAGCAAAACTTTGCCAGGGAGATATCTCTGGAAGAGGTTGCAAGAGAGGTGAATCTTAGCCCTTATTATTTCAGCCGGTTTTATAAAGAAGAAACCGGAGTTAATTTCAGCGACCGTCTTACAGAAATCCGTATGGAAACAGCAAAAGAGCTTTTAAAGAAAGATGAGTATACCATTAAAGATGTATGCTATATGACAGGTTATACCGAGCCAAATTACTTTTCTAAGATATTTAAGAAAGTTACAGGAGCTACTCCTACGGAGTACAAAAGATTATTTGGCGATTAGCAGGAAATGAAATGTTTTTCTGTAGAAGTTTACGTCTGAAAATCCTCAGTGTAAACTTAAGTTGTATAAAAGTAGGCAGGTATTAAAGGAGGAGGAAATATGCAAAGGAGCTTACTTACAAGGGTTGCAGCATTGGGGTTGACATTTGTTATTCTGTTTTTAAGCGTGGGGTGCGAAAAAAAAGAGGATAGAAGAGTAATACCAAAGGAAGACAAAAAAATGGTAGTGGGATTCTCCCTTGGAACATTAATGGAGGACCGCTGGATCAGGGACCGGGACATCTTTATTTCCAAAGCTGAGCAGGAAAATATTGAAGTTATCGTCAATAATGCTAACAAAGATTCTGATCTGCAATATCAGCAGGTGAAAACAATGTTAAACCAAGGTATTGATGTCCTTGTTATTGCGCCGAACGATTGTAATACAGAAGCCAGGTGTGTGAAAGCAGCAAAGGAAAAAAAGATTCCCGTTATCTCTTATGACAGGCTGGTATCCAATAGCAATGTGGATGTCTATATATCCTTTGACAATTACCAGGTAGGACAGATTATGGCCGAATACCTGACTAAAAATGTACCGAAAGGCGGATATATTATTATTGGCGGTTCAGAAAATGACAGCAACAGTAAGATGCTTTATGACGGGGCCATGAAAGTCCTTGACCCCTTTATTGAAAAAGGAAACATCAGAATTCTTGACAAGACTTGGATAGACGGCTGGATAAGAGAAAGTGCATATGACTTCATGCGTAAGGACCTAAAAAACTATAAAAATGACGTCAAAGCTGTTATCTGCGGCAATGATTCATTGGCCTGGGGTGCAATTGATGCATTATCCGAGGCTCAGATTGCAGAGAAAGTTCAAGTAGCCGGACAAGATGCTGACCTGGTAGCCTGTCAGAGAATCGTAACCGGAAAGCAGGCACTTACAGTTTACAAACCAATCAAAAATTTAGTAGAAAAGACTGTTGAAGTATGTATGCAGCTATACAAAGGTGAAAAGGTTAAGACGGATAATTTTCTCAATGACGGCACCTATGATGTTCCCTATATCTTTATCGGTGTACAGGCAGTCACTAAGGATAATATTAATG
It includes:
- a CDS encoding sugar ABC transporter substrate-binding protein, whose product is MRMIRGIFGMLLGMLLILGIMFITLIVREDKNRETVSKATTANYHLQILVQNTDEYFWQYFKDGAKTAAEEMGVYAEFVPIAGKDSEAIKDAVEKGIFSGVNGIALKPADAFGTKEIAKEAKDKNIPLLIYENDSYNISDLPIVGSNSYTIGTMAGTMGAKAIGNGTKAVIIMNEAGEEGDISYRNLSIQGIAESFSLKGNIEIEEIYTLKQNMFDVEKVAYSIITKHKDVNLIICLDEKSTPGVAQVLVDNNLVGDIKLVGYGSMPLTLDYVERGVIYGTVSPDAYKIGYYTVKQLAQELNGVQISNYKSTPLYSIDESNVASFYSGAVKKDGGE
- a CDS encoding sensor histidine kinase, giving the protein MKNRKRRDLSYRTKLTSFFLLATAITIIVGLYNYISSRMLMEDMTDLLNKSQELTALYKEVDEIQNDLEVYLSTRSSESLQSFYNHSNSISSDNDILKQDAEYSDRGVRIMNLTGMIEHYLKTLDETIVDKRNRKISDYTKGYQQAVKEYNFIGSYIKEIMSSDLSDSAQRYQEIQTEANNSTVLSYTMFGISFALILVIIVLFSYEITRPITKLSSYAKEVSEGNFEVDITEEGTSSEIRVLYRAFSKMTKSIREYINELKEKERLERVLIQEKYDNLKMKNALHEAELLALQSQVNPHFIFNSINIGAKVAMLQGDSVTCEYLENFADIFRYNLKGLDYNATLSEEVNNVSSYMSLLTTRFGDFVTFHMDIPEDPDILEFKMPRMTLQPLTENAYIHGISKLEEGGRIELKVIKEKGRVVIEVSNSGDHFPKEAIERILGRSKKVEKSHGQKGHTTGIGMDNVLKRLRLFYDKKDVMNIVSKDGVTKVILLLPINNKREVDNNQYENAI
- a CDS encoding response regulator; translation: MRMRYKVLVVDDEPIAVESVIYMLNKNFGEIEICGSARSGKDAIEKAYNLHPDIIIMDINMPGINGLEAMKQIRGVNPNVLFIIMSAFDYFDYAVEALNLGVVEYLLKPVKEVTLTETMTKALEQIRVRETNIQKTLEQQERMEMIIPVLETGFMNSLCLYSGSTEELKSYCQLFGFMNGGGYVMALEFGQKKSHKIENKIGAGVYGEKMYGEYKKIIQSRLKAIVGPIMLNRIIVYVFDENKTQDYEQKSHSVEEAGRILERAIRIYPDIFIGIGRYYENIEEAKKSYQEALFALGVLTSDKEGEEAQILHVDDILERIEYTDSDYEDQLEEICLHAAEQEENELTALFHEVYGKMSRDSSMTLEVVKNSMIGLVTSFASRWKSAVGNYYDVLKDIIGTESKDRLYTIVRNFLERTAGRIQEGRKIKVNSIIDKANKYMQQNFAREISLEEVAREVNLSPYYFSRFYKEETGVNFSDRLTEIRMETAKELLKKDEYTIKDVCYMTGYTEPNYFSKIFKKVTGATPTEYKRLFGD
- a CDS encoding sugar ABC transporter substrate-binding protein, coding for MQRSLLTRVAALGLTFVILFLSVGCEKKEDRRVIPKEDKKMVVGFSLGTLMEDRWIRDRDIFISKAEQENIEVIVNNANKDSDLQYQQVKTMLNQGIDVLVIAPNDCNTEARCVKAAKEKKIPVISYDRLVSNSNVDVYISFDNYQVGQIMAEYLTKNVPKGGYIIIGGSENDSNSKMLYDGAMKVLDPFIEKGNIRILDKTWIDGWIRESAYDFMRKDLKNYKNDVKAVICGNDSLAWGAIDALSEAQIAEKVQVAGQDADLVACQRIVTGKQALTVYKPIKNLVEKTVEVCMQLYKGEKVKTDNFLNDGTYDVPYIFIGVQAVTKDNINDTVIKDGFHLYEDVYQTE